The Lemur catta isolate mLemCat1 chromosome X, mLemCat1.pri, whole genome shotgun sequence genome has a window encoding:
- the LOC123628703 gene encoding LOW QUALITY PROTEIN: keratin, type I cytoskeletal 18-like (The sequence of the model RefSeq protein was modified relative to this genomic sequence to represent the inferred CDS: inserted 1 base in 1 codon; deleted 1 base in 1 codon): MSFTTHSTTFSTNYRSLGSAQAPSRSVPPVSSTASVYAGAGGSGSRISVSRSTSMRSGWGPGGLATGMARSLAGIGGIQTEKETMQELNDRLASYLDRVRSLEIDNNQRLESRIRDHLEKKGPQVRDWAHYFKIIEDLRAQIFANSVDNARIVLQVDDARLAAADFRVKCETELALRQSVEGDLHGLHKAIDDTSITRLQLETETEALQEELVFMKKNQEEEVKGLQAQIASSGLTVEVDAPKSQDLGKITADIRARYDELARKNREGLDKHWSHQTEERTTVVTSQSAEVDAPEMTLTELRRTVQSLEIDLDSMRNVKADLENSLREMEARYTMQMEQLSGVLLHLESELAQTRAXGQRQAQEYEALLNIKVKLEAEIATYRCLLEDGEDFNLGDALDSSNSMQTIQKTMTRRIMDGKVLSETNDTKVLRH, from the exons ATGAGTTTCACCACTCACTCCACCACCTTCTCCACCAACTACCGGTCCCTGGGCTCCGCCCAGGCGCCCAGCCGTAGCGTCCCGCCCGTCAGCAGCACGGCCAGCGTCTATGCAGGCGCCGGGGGCTCGGGCTCCCGGATCTCCGTGTCCCGCTCCACCAGCATGCGGAGCGGCTGGGGGCCCGGGGGCCTGGCCACGGGGATGGCCAGGAGTCTGGCAGGAATAGGGGGCATCCAGACCGAGAAGGAGACCATGCAAGAGCTCAACGACCGCCTGGCCTCCTACCTGGACAGAGTGAGGAGCCTGGAGATAGAT AATAATCAGAGGCTGGAAAGCAGAATCCGGGACCACCTGGAGAAGAAGGGGCCCCAGGTCAGAGACTGGGCGCATTACTTCAAAATCATCGAGGACCTGAGGGCTCAGATCTTTGCAAATTCTGTGGACAATGCCCGCATCGTTCTGCAGGTTGACGATGCCCGTCTTGCTGCTGCTGACTTTAGAGTCAAGTGTGAGACAGAGCTGGCCCTGCGCCAGTCTGTGGAGGGCGACCTCCATGGGCTCCACAAGGCCATTGATGACACCAGTATCACTCGGCTGCAGCTGGAGACAGAGACCGAGGCTCTCCAGGAGGAGCTGGTCTTCATGAAGAAGAACCAGGAGGAGGAAGTAAAAGGCCTACAAGCCCAGATTGCCAGCTCTGGGTTGACTGTGGAGGTAGACGCCCCCAAATCCCAGGACCTCGGCAAGATCACGGCGGACATCCGGGCCCGGTATGACGAGCTGGCTCGGAAGAACCGAGAGGGGCTGGACAAGCACTGGTCCCACCAGACTGAGGAGAGAACCACAGTGGTCACCTCACAGTCCGCCGAGGTCGATGCTCCCGAGATGACACTCACGGAGCTGAGACGTACAGTCCAGTCCTTGGAGATTGACCTGGACTCTATGAGAAATGTGAAGGCCGACTTAGAGAACAGCCTGAGGGAGATGGAGGCCCGCTACACCATGCAGATGGAGCAGCTCAGCGGGGTCCTGCTGCACCTGGAGTCGGAGCTGGCACAGACCCGGG GAGGGCAGCGCCAGGCCCAGGAGTACGAGGCCCTGCTGAACATCAAGGTCAAGCTGGAGGCTGAGATTGCCACCTACCGCTGCCTGCTGGAAGACGGGGAAGACTTCAATCTTGGTGATGCCCTGGACAGCAGCAACTCCATGCAAACCATCCAAAAGACCATGACTCGCAGGATAATGGATGGCAAAGTGTTGTCTGAGACCAACGACACCAAAGTTCTGAGGCATTGA